The Pseudomonadota bacterium genome segment TTTCAAGGGCCTCAACCTGCAGGATGCCTGCGGTAACCGAATCCGGAGCTCTCCGGCGTGCGACCTTGGCGATCTGCAGCAATTCAGGAAATCGTCTTTGCCGTTTATAGATTTCAGCCATTGATAACAATACTGACAAGTCCTTGTCAGCTGCGGAAAGCGTTTTTGTAATTTCCAGAAAACCCGGGTCATTGCCGGTCACTTCATAAATTTCCTGTAAATAAAGGCGCGCCTCAAGATCAAAAGAGGTATTGAGGAGATTGCGAAAATACTCTTCAGCCTGTTCAAACTCACTTGCCAGCACCAGAAATCTTCCCAAGGCAAATTCCAGCTCCGCAGATTGCTCACCGACCGCGCCGTCCTCTTTTTCCTTCATTTTTTTCTGCTGTGCTAAGAGTTTTCGGGTCAGCCCTATAGCGCCCCAATGACCACCCCTTGCCGACATCATTCTCGCTTCAAGAAGATCCTGACTGATATTGCACCGGTCATTTGCCGAAATGGAGGAAAGCCAGATCTCCGGATCAATTTCCTGCACATGTCTTTCCAACGATAAATCAAAAAGCGCACTGAGCACATCGCATGACAGGTGATCGATGGTGAGAGCTCTCCGCAAGAATTGTTCCGCCTCAAAATACCTGCCTGTTCCTCGAAATAGCTCCGACATTTCCAGCAAGGCAGGGATTTGATGCCCATCTGACCCTGACTCCGGTTCCTGATCCACGATCCACCTATACAGCGCCAAAGCCTGGTTCTCATCGCCGCTGTGGGCCAGAGCCTGTGCAAAAATCAAGTGTTCTTCAGCGCCCCAGATTTGCCGATTTTCATAATCAAGCTCTTTCAGGTGATTATGAACGGAATGCAGTTTCCCCAATTGCCCGGCAAGGATAATGCATCGTTTCCTGATATCTTTCTCGGACCAACCGAATTCCTTCTGCCATTCTTTCCCGGAAACCAGCAACGCCTCAAAATCATTCAAGGCCTTTCCCTGTTGGCCGGTACGTTCATACAATAATCCACGGAATAGCAGGAATTTCTGCCCCTTGTGGCCAGCCTGCGCCAAAATGTCAAAGTGCTCGCCGCTCTTTATATAACTTTGCTTTTCAAAATAAAGTATTGCGAGTTTCAGGGTAATCTCTTGATCCTCGGGCTCCAGTTGATGAATGACCTCCAGCACTTCGATCAAATCGTCTTCCCTGCCAAGGCGGTCAAGCAGATTCGCCATGGAACGAAACACTGCAGCCCCACGGGTTGTAATCCGCGAAGGATACCTCCAGATGGAAAGCGCTCCTTCGTTCACGCCTATGGCCAGCAGATCCTTTGCCAGGGCGGTCAGAATTTCCGGATCACCTGGGGTGATTGCAAACAATTGTCGATACAGGGGGAGTGCCTCCTTGAAACGGCCCGTGGCTTCATATAACCGCGCCGCTTCCTTGAGATCTACTTCCTTCTTCGGGGGTTCCACGGCAAAATAACTTTCAAGTGCGGCAAAAGTCTCCTCTTTGTTCCCCTGAGCCGCATGGAGAGCAATCAACGAACGAAGTGCTTTTTTGTCATGGGGTTTTTTCTGGACATACCGAATGAGATGGGGCAACGCCCTGGCCGGTTGATTTGTTTCCAGATATAAATTCGCCACCTGATATAAAATTGCTGGGTCATCCGGACTCTGGTCAAGGAGTACCAGTGATTGCTCAAGAGCTTCCTGTTTCCTGCCCTCTTTTTTATAAAACGCCGCAAGGCGTGCATGTGCTTCTTTATTTCCGGTGTCACGGTCCGCCAGCCGTTTCCAGAAACCAATGGCCAGATTTTCCAAGCCCAGGGCATCATGAACCCGGGCCGCCGTGATCAGGACTTCGCTGTCAGCCTGATCAGCTGCGGCCAAACCGCCAACATAGACCCTGGTTTTCTCAAAATCCCCGAGATCATAAGCCAAATCGGCAATAATCCCTTTAAGTGCTTGATCCTCGGGCCTGCTTTTACGCATCACCTCAAAACCGTCCAGGGCCTCTGATTTGCGGCCGAGTTCGAGCAGGCAGTAGGTTAATCCGGCAAGCGCCTGCCGGTTCTCAGGCTCCTTGACAAGTATTTTCTGATACAGATCAATGGCCCGGCCCGAATGCTTATTTTCAAGCTTTATCCGGGCAAGTTTTTTCACATACACTAAATCTTCCTCGGTCTGCTCCACCAGTTCCTCAATAACCGTTTCAGCTGCTGCAATATTTCCTGTTTTGAGAAAGGCCTGA includes the following:
- a CDS encoding tetratricopeptide repeat protein; the protein is MRQTHSLQLDNEVAVFPAPLSVVGKCDLSRFVRFAGLFAGILALLVFLLQPVYAQSLTKPQEAYLGKMLSPLLEEVIPAREIVLQGSAAPVWLRKLKEARAEIRKGDFSKAVELYREVLELKRDNEIVQWELVQAFLKTGNIAAAETVIEELVEQTEEDLVYVKKLARIKLENKHSGRAIDLYQKILVKEPENRQALAGLTYCLLELGRKSEALDGFEVMRKSRPEDQALKGIIADLAYDLGDFEKTRVYVGGLAAADQADSEVLITAARVHDALGLENLAIGFWKRLADRDTGNKEAHARLAAFYKKEGRKQEALEQSLVLLDQSPDDPAILYQVANLYLETNQPARALPHLIRYVQKKPHDKKALRSLIALHAAQGNKEETFAALESYFAVEPPKKEVDLKEAARLYEATGRFKEALPLYRQLFAITPGDPEILTALAKDLLAIGVNEGALSIWRYPSRITTRGAAVFRSMANLLDRLGREDDLIEVLEVIHQLEPEDQEITLKLAILYFEKQSYIKSGEHFDILAQAGHKGQKFLLFRGLLYERTGQQGKALNDFEALLVSGKEWQKEFGWSEKDIRKRCIILAGQLGKLHSVHNHLKELDYENRQIWGAEEHLIFAQALAHSGDENQALALYRWIVDQEPESGSDGHQIPALLEMSELFRGTGRYFEAEQFLRRALTIDHLSCDVLSALFDLSLERHVQEIDPEIWLSSISANDRCNISQDLLEARMMSARGGHWGAIGLTRKLLAQQKKMKEKEDGAVGEQSAELEFALGRFLVLASEFEQAEEYFRNLLNTSFDLEARLYLQEIYEVTGNDPGFLEITKTLSAADKDLSVLLSMAEIYKRQRRFPELLQIAKVARRRAPDSVTAGILQVEALEKLGDIAGALDLIKQIITEMPDSTSAEHKLPGMLFRAGMYDEAVKQSDILLKTRPDSPDILLVKARSLWAMNDWDNSIKAYESFLKTPVEDLLRAKAEETGVVLAPAAKKKSFWDIFDFDRTDDDDFSEIIMDVVYAAENESPGQRLVNTIAAPFYAQFSWQRLFEKELSARRVVKRREYFQAVNEYEVLMREYPGEDSILFDLAGIYAHLGRLGEEASLYEQLGMRNSNYPGLTEAKERNHFKRSPRNTVSYGLRREAGRDDYKSMEKNWGGVSLWLSPWLRQEFELSVDNINYRSMAFENKIHATRAFLSYEAGIMNGLTFSLGTGVQALGDGGSDTVLAKCALKGKIGDTLTGTMSFTRDVVEDTTASITRNVVREDSAGGISLDILPRLMAGGNYGFTDYSDGNKITGYSFWTSYIILSDPTFLKLSYSYDFKDSREGRSVGPLTEDGFAEYDHPYWTPKNYWVNLFSLYFKHKFSEDTLSRGVPRYYTVEYSLGYDSKGYGQQTFRGGFFLESTENLIFEAVGEITSSQVYRKREVIVSAVYRW